One Prunus dulcis chromosome 7, ALMONDv2, whole genome shotgun sequence DNA segment encodes these proteins:
- the LOC117636159 gene encoding aspartyl protease family protein 1 isoform X3 → MLTDLCNFVVLLFFLSILGLHSCHGRIFSFKMHHRFSDPVKEWSAVSGKLSPADNLPAKGSFEYYSELARRDRFLRGRKLAQSDQSDTTTPLAFSDGNSTFRISSLGFLHYTTVQLGTPGMKFMVALDTGSDLFWVPCEGTAYAPDFEVSKYDPEGSSTSKRVSCNNSLCAHRNRCMGSFNNCPYMVSYVSAETSTSGILVEDVLHLKTEDSHRELVEAYVTFGCGQVQSGSFLDAAAPNGLFGLGMEKISVPSILSREGLTADSFSMCFGHDGVGRINFGDKGSPDQEETPFNVNPSHPTYNISVTQIRVGTDLMDIDFTALFDSGTSFTYLGDPTYTRLSESFNSLARDKRRPPDPRIPFEYCYDMSSDANASFIPSLSLTMKGGSQFAVYDPIIVISTQSELVYCLAVVKSTQLNIIGQNYMTGYNVVFDREKFVLGWKKFDCRL, encoded by the exons ATGCTTACTGATCTCTGTAACTTCGTCGtcctccttttctttctgTCAATCTTGGGCCTTCATAGCTGCCATGGCCGCATCTTCAGCTTCAAGATGCACCACCGCTTCTCCGACCCCGTCAAGGAGTGGTCGGCCGTCTCCGGGAAACTCTCGCCGGCCGACAACCTTCCGGCGAAGGGAAGCTTCGAGTACTACTCGGAATTGGCCCGCCGCGATCGCTTTCTTCGCGGCCGCAAGCTCGCCCAGAGCGACCAGAGCGACACTACTACTCCGCTAGCTTTCTCTGATGGCAACTCGACTTTTCGGATCAGCTCCTTGGGATT CCTGCATTACACCACGGTGCAATTGGGTACGCCGGGAATGAAGTTTATGGTGGCGCTTGATACAGGGAGTGATCTGTTTTGGGTGCCTTGTGAAGGCACAGCTTATGCTCCT GATTTTGAGGTTAGCAAATATGACCCTGAAGGGTCGTCAACAAGCAAAAGAGTTAGTTGCAACAACAGTTTGTGTGCACACCGTAATAGATGTATGGGTTCATTCAACAATTGCCCTTACATGGTCTCTTATGTCTCAGCTGAAACTTCTACTTCTGGGATATTGGTAGAGGATGTTCTCCACTTAAAAACAGAAGATAGTCATCGGGAACTTGTTGAGGCATACGTTACCTTTGG TTGTGGACAGGTGCAAAGTGGTTCTTTCCTGGATGCTGCAGCGCCTAATGGTTTGTTTGGGCTTGGTATGGAGAAGATTTCTGTTCCCAGCATTTTATCCCGGGAAGGCTTGACAGCCGATTCTTTTTCCATGTGTTTTGGACATGATGGGGTTGGGAGAATTAATTTTGGTGACAAGGGGAGTCCTGACCAGGAAGAGACCCCATTTAATGTCAACCCGTCACA TCCAACCTATAACATTTCCGTAACTCAAATTCGAGTGGGGACAGATCTTATGGACATTGACTTCACAGCTCTTTTTGATTCTGGGACGTCTTTCACATACTTGGGTGACCCAACTTATACAAGGCTTTCAGAGAGT TTCAATTCACTGGCTCGAGATAAGCGTCGTCCACCTGACCCAAGGATCCCATTTGAATATTGTTATGATATGAG TTCTGATGCAAATGCTAGTTTTATACCTAGTCTAAGTTTAACCATGAAAGGTGGGAGCCAGTTCGCAGTCTATGATCCGATCATTGTCATCTCCACCCAG AGCGAGCTGGTATATTGCCTGGCTGTTGTCAAGAGTACGCAACTAAATATAATTGGAC AAAACTATATGACTGGCTACAATGTTGTATTTGACCGAGAGAAATTCGTTTTGGGCTGGAAGAAGTTTGACTGTAG GTTATGA
- the LOC117636159 gene encoding aspartyl protease family protein 1 isoform X2, protein MLTDLCNFVVLLFFLSILGLHSCHGRIFSFKMHHRFSDPVKEWSAVSGKLSPADNLPAKGSFEYYSELARRDRFLRGRKLAQSDQSDTTTPLAFSDGNSTFRISSLGFLHYTTVQLGTPGMKFMVALDTGSDLFWVPCEGTAYAPDFEVSKYDPEGSSTSKRVSCNNSLCAHRNRCMGSFNNCPYMVSYVSAETSTSGILVEDVLHLKTEDSHRELVEAYVTFGCGQVQSGSFLDAAAPNGLFGLGMEKISVPSILSREGLTADSFSMCFGHDGVGRINFGDKGSPDQEETPFNVNPSHPTYNISVTQIRVGTDLMDIDFTALFDSGTSFTYLGDPTYTRLSESFNSLARDKRRPPDPRIPFEYCYDMSSDANASFIPSLSLTMKGGSQFAVYDPIIVISTQSELVYCLAVVKSTQLNIIGQNYMTGYNVVFDREKFVLGWKKFDCYDVENHTSLPFKLNSTNVPPAVAVGLGNHSTPESTKKTRNSQTSAASLPYHSHFPLTWFRFVILLFVLL, encoded by the exons ATGCTTACTGATCTCTGTAACTTCGTCGtcctccttttctttctgTCAATCTTGGGCCTTCATAGCTGCCATGGCCGCATCTTCAGCTTCAAGATGCACCACCGCTTCTCCGACCCCGTCAAGGAGTGGTCGGCCGTCTCCGGGAAACTCTCGCCGGCCGACAACCTTCCGGCGAAGGGAAGCTTCGAGTACTACTCGGAATTGGCCCGCCGCGATCGCTTTCTTCGCGGCCGCAAGCTCGCCCAGAGCGACCAGAGCGACACTACTACTCCGCTAGCTTTCTCTGATGGCAACTCGACTTTTCGGATCAGCTCCTTGGGATT CCTGCATTACACCACGGTGCAATTGGGTACGCCGGGAATGAAGTTTATGGTGGCGCTTGATACAGGGAGTGATCTGTTTTGGGTGCCTTGTGAAGGCACAGCTTATGCTCCT GATTTTGAGGTTAGCAAATATGACCCTGAAGGGTCGTCAACAAGCAAAAGAGTTAGTTGCAACAACAGTTTGTGTGCACACCGTAATAGATGTATGGGTTCATTCAACAATTGCCCTTACATGGTCTCTTATGTCTCAGCTGAAACTTCTACTTCTGGGATATTGGTAGAGGATGTTCTCCACTTAAAAACAGAAGATAGTCATCGGGAACTTGTTGAGGCATACGTTACCTTTGG TTGTGGACAGGTGCAAAGTGGTTCTTTCCTGGATGCTGCAGCGCCTAATGGTTTGTTTGGGCTTGGTATGGAGAAGATTTCTGTTCCCAGCATTTTATCCCGGGAAGGCTTGACAGCCGATTCTTTTTCCATGTGTTTTGGACATGATGGGGTTGGGAGAATTAATTTTGGTGACAAGGGGAGTCCTGACCAGGAAGAGACCCCATTTAATGTCAACCCGTCACA TCCAACCTATAACATTTCCGTAACTCAAATTCGAGTGGGGACAGATCTTATGGACATTGACTTCACAGCTCTTTTTGATTCTGGGACGTCTTTCACATACTTGGGTGACCCAACTTATACAAGGCTTTCAGAGAGT TTCAATTCACTGGCTCGAGATAAGCGTCGTCCACCTGACCCAAGGATCCCATTTGAATATTGTTATGATATGAG TTCTGATGCAAATGCTAGTTTTATACCTAGTCTAAGTTTAACCATGAAAGGTGGGAGCCAGTTCGCAGTCTATGATCCGATCATTGTCATCTCCACCCAG AGCGAGCTGGTATATTGCCTGGCTGTTGTCAAGAGTACGCAACTAAATATAATTGGAC AAAACTATATGACTGGCTACAATGTTGTATTTGACCGAGAGAAATTCGTTTTGGGCTGGAAGAAGTTTGACT GTTATGACGTTGAGAACCATACTAGCTTGCCTTTTAAACTTAACTCTACCAATGTGCCTCCTGCTGTTGCTGTTGGACTAGGTAACCATTCTACTCCAGAATCAACGAAAAAGACCCGGAATAGTCAGACTTCAGCTGCATCTCTGCCTTACCATAGCCATTTTCCTCTGACTTGGTTTCGGTTTGTCATCCTTCTTTTCGTATTGTTATAG
- the LOC117633954 gene encoding aspartyl protease family protein 1-like: MAFTCSRASSSSSFTATRLLVSVFILGWASRTCSGFGSYGFDIHHRFSDPVKAILGSDELPEKGSAEYYAAMAHRDRLIRGRHLSTADETTPLTFVYGNETYQIGAFGHLHYANVSVGTPSTSYLVALDTGSDLLWLPCDCSSCVRGIKFSNGVVKEFEIYSPNTSSTSKKVSCNSTYCEQTQHCASAASDCHYKIEYLSNDTSSTGFLVEDVLHLTTDDAKQKDVNAQIGFGCGKEQTGIFLDGAAPNGLLGLGMDDVSIPSMLASQGLASNSFSMCFGLDGSGRISFGDNGSLDQAETPFNLKNGLANPTYNITVTQLAIGESVTDLEFYAIFDSGTSFTYLNDPAYTEITENFNSAQKNKQRSKDSSIPFEYCYDISPNQTVNLTLKGGKQYSLRDPLVVFANEDGTPILYCLGIVKSGDVNIIGQNFMTGYRVIFDRERMVLGWKESDCYNVEDTVTLPVTKSKSPAASPSSTINPEATAGSTNTSHIPPSNHSPKLNSFACALTMVLFACFAIV; this comes from the exons ATGGCCTTTACTTGCAGCagagcttcttcttcttcttctttcactGCCACGCGTCTTTTAGTGTCTGTTTTCATATTGGGTTGGGCTTCTCGGACCTGTTCGGGGTTCGGGTCATACGGGTTCGATATCCACCACCGGTTCTCGGATCCCGTCAAGGCAATTCTGGGTTCCGATGAGCTGCCAGAGAAGGGGAGTGCCGAATACTATGCTGCTATGGCGCACAGAGATCGCTTGATTCGAGGGCGTCATCTCTCCACCGCCGACGAAACGACGCCGCTTACTTTCGTTTATGGCAACGAAACTTATCAGATTGGTGCTTTTGGACA TTTGCATTATGCGAATGTTTCTGTGGGGACACCAAGCACATCATACCTTGTGGCCTTAGACACGGGCAGTGATTTGCTCTGGTTGCCATGTGATTGTAGCAGTTGCGTGCGTGGCATAAAGTTCTCAAATGGAGTT gtaaaagaatttgaaatctACAGCCCTAATACGTCGTCAACAAGCAAAAAGGTTTCTTGCAACAGCACATATTGTGAACAAACACAACACTGCGCTTCAGCAGCTAGTGATTGTCATTACAAGATTGAGTATCTGTCGAATGACACCTCATCTACGGGGTTCCTGGTAGAGGATGTTTTGCACCTAACCACTGACGATGCGAAACAAAAAGATGTTAATGCACAGATTGGTTTTGG TTGTGGTAAGGAGCAGACTGGAATATTTTTGGATGGTGCAGCTCCCAACGGTCTATTAGGGCTTGGTATGGATGATGTATCCATTCCTAGCATGTTAGCGAGCCAGGGGCTTgcttcaaattctttttccaTGTGTTTCGGACTTGATGGATCTGGGAGAATTAGCTTTGGTGATAATGGAAGCTTAGACCAAGCAGAAACGCCATTCAATCTTAAAAATGGGCTTGCAAA TCCAACTTACAACATTACCGTTACTCAATTAGCTATTGGAGAAAGTGTTACCGATCTTGAATTCTATGCGATTTTTGACTCTGGTACCTCATTTACATACCTAAATGATCCAGCTTACACAGAGATTACTGAGAAT TTCAACAGCGCTCAAAAAAACAAGCAGCGTTCGAAGGATTCTAGCATCCCTTTTGAATACTGTTATGATATAAG TCCAAATCAAACAGTGAACTTGACGCTGAAAGGTGGAAAGCAATATTCTCTGCGTGATCCGCTTGTGGTTTTTGCTAATGAA GATGGAACACCAATTCTTTATTGCCTGGGCATCGTCAAAAGTGGAGATGTAAATATCATTGGAC AAAACTTCATGACGGGATATCGTGTAATTTTTGACCGTGAGAGGATGGTATTGGGTTGGAAGGAGTCCGATT gttaTAATGTTGAGGACACCGTCACTCTTCCTGTCACTAAATCCAAATCTCCGGCCGCATCCCCTAGCTCTACAATCAATCCGGAAGCCACAGCAGGGAGTACCAACACTTCTCATATACCACCATCAAATCATTCACCCAAGTTGAACTCCTTTGCGTGTGCACTCACCATGGTTCTTTTTGCATGCTTTGCCATAGTTTGA
- the LOC117635975 gene encoding uncharacterized protein LOC117635975, whose protein sequence is MHHLGVKKSNLLDLASAETNKLGSTGKHDQPLCPKPRRVGPAIPEFLKPQRCNKHSQQNSDERSGILNMITEKEIFDGREHVCTKCSPACYSGSPPGRTNNPLVHDVQFLHQMELLSPFTRTKLSDKFGFSTSASPL, encoded by the exons ATGCACCATTTAGGTGTGAAGAAAAGCAATCTTCTTGATTTGGCTTCTGCAGAGACAAACAAGCTTGGCTCTACAGGCAAACATGACCAGCCTCTCTGCCCCAAGCCTCGTAGAGTTGGCCCTGCCATACCTGAATTCCTCAAGCCTCAAAGATGTAACAAGCACAG CCAACAAAATTCTGATGAAAGAAGTGGAATTCTGAATATGATCACTGAAAAG GAAATATTTGATGGGAGAGAACATGTATGCACCAAGTGTTCACCAGCATGTTACTCAGGATCTCCACCAGGCAGAACAAATAACCCTCTGGTTCATGATGTGCAGTTTCTTCATCAGATGGAACTTCTTTCTCCATTCACAAGAACAAAGCTCtcagataaatttggttttAGTACCTCTGCCTCTCCACTGTGA
- the LOC117636159 gene encoding aspartyl protease family protein 1 isoform X1, which yields MLTDLCNFVVLLFFLSILGLHSCHGRIFSFKMHHRFSDPVKEWSAVSGKLSPADNLPAKGSFEYYSELARRDRFLRGRKLAQSDQSDTTTPLAFSDGNSTFRISSLGFLHYTTVQLGTPGMKFMVALDTGSDLFWVPCEGTAYAPDFEVSKYDPEGSSTSKRVSCNNSLCAHRNRCMGSFNNCPYMVSYVSAETSTSGILVEDVLHLKTEDSHRELVEAYVTFGCGQVQSGSFLDAAAPNGLFGLGMEKISVPSILSREGLTADSFSMCFGHDGVGRINFGDKGSPDQEETPFNVNPSHPTYNISVTQIRVGTDLMDIDFTALFDSGTSFTYLGDPTYTRLSESFNSLARDKRRPPDPRIPFEYCYDMSSDANASFIPSLSLTMKGGSQFAVYDPIIVISTQSELVYCLAVVKSTQLNIIGQNYMTGYNVVFDREKFVLGWKKFDCYDVENHTSLPFKLNSTNVPPAVAVGLGYSCYAAIFFIRSCSSTGYKNLDQILSSCINVNPL from the exons ATGCTTACTGATCTCTGTAACTTCGTCGtcctccttttctttctgTCAATCTTGGGCCTTCATAGCTGCCATGGCCGCATCTTCAGCTTCAAGATGCACCACCGCTTCTCCGACCCCGTCAAGGAGTGGTCGGCCGTCTCCGGGAAACTCTCGCCGGCCGACAACCTTCCGGCGAAGGGAAGCTTCGAGTACTACTCGGAATTGGCCCGCCGCGATCGCTTTCTTCGCGGCCGCAAGCTCGCCCAGAGCGACCAGAGCGACACTACTACTCCGCTAGCTTTCTCTGATGGCAACTCGACTTTTCGGATCAGCTCCTTGGGATT CCTGCATTACACCACGGTGCAATTGGGTACGCCGGGAATGAAGTTTATGGTGGCGCTTGATACAGGGAGTGATCTGTTTTGGGTGCCTTGTGAAGGCACAGCTTATGCTCCT GATTTTGAGGTTAGCAAATATGACCCTGAAGGGTCGTCAACAAGCAAAAGAGTTAGTTGCAACAACAGTTTGTGTGCACACCGTAATAGATGTATGGGTTCATTCAACAATTGCCCTTACATGGTCTCTTATGTCTCAGCTGAAACTTCTACTTCTGGGATATTGGTAGAGGATGTTCTCCACTTAAAAACAGAAGATAGTCATCGGGAACTTGTTGAGGCATACGTTACCTTTGG TTGTGGACAGGTGCAAAGTGGTTCTTTCCTGGATGCTGCAGCGCCTAATGGTTTGTTTGGGCTTGGTATGGAGAAGATTTCTGTTCCCAGCATTTTATCCCGGGAAGGCTTGACAGCCGATTCTTTTTCCATGTGTTTTGGACATGATGGGGTTGGGAGAATTAATTTTGGTGACAAGGGGAGTCCTGACCAGGAAGAGACCCCATTTAATGTCAACCCGTCACA TCCAACCTATAACATTTCCGTAACTCAAATTCGAGTGGGGACAGATCTTATGGACATTGACTTCACAGCTCTTTTTGATTCTGGGACGTCTTTCACATACTTGGGTGACCCAACTTATACAAGGCTTTCAGAGAGT TTCAATTCACTGGCTCGAGATAAGCGTCGTCCACCTGACCCAAGGATCCCATTTGAATATTGTTATGATATGAG TTCTGATGCAAATGCTAGTTTTATACCTAGTCTAAGTTTAACCATGAAAGGTGGGAGCCAGTTCGCAGTCTATGATCCGATCATTGTCATCTCCACCCAG AGCGAGCTGGTATATTGCCTGGCTGTTGTCAAGAGTACGCAACTAAATATAATTGGAC AAAACTATATGACTGGCTACAATGTTGTATTTGACCGAGAGAAATTCGTTTTGGGCTGGAAGAAGTTTGACT GTTATGACGTTGAGAACCATACTAGCTTGCCTTTTAAACTTAACTCTACCAATGTGCCTCCTGCTGTTGCTGTTGGACTAG GCTATAGCTGTTATGCGGCCATCTTTTTTATCCGGTCATGCAGTTCCACAGGTTATAAGAATTTAGATCAAATCCTTTCATCgtgtattaatgtaaatccTCTCTAA